aaattgagtgttgggagagttaggacagacaaaagaaaatatttatttacccagcatgtaattagtctgtggaactccttgctgcaggatgtggtgacggtgtctggcctagatgcctttaaaatagaattggacagatttctggaggagaactCCATCattggttaaaagccatgatgggtatgtacagtctaagattagctggtcgctcatcatgagAGCTGGGTAGTAATTTCTTACTGTTATCCGAATTGGctatggatggcagttttttcgcctaccccagactggtgagggacgGAAGgagtgttcagtaggtttcaggTTTTAacaattggtcacttgtgtttggGTTAAACCCAAGTTGCAGTCTAGTGACTTCATTGGGGGGTGTAAGAGTAaataaaatgccagatgcaggggagtgatagcaagatgcaagtatcttgctgTGTATACGGAAGTACCATGGACAGCACTGGAAAAAAGTTTAATACTCCCGCCTGGTGGTTCGTGTTTGAACCACCTCTGATTCAGGTGTATAGAAATACATTGAATTTCTTTTCTGAAGGCATTTCTCTCCCCTTTAGGATGTAAGAAATAGGTTGCCATGAGGCGGTTTTGGGGGTGCACAAACGTACCTCTGGGAGGGAAAGAGACTGAGAGGGATGACTTCATGCAAAAGGTCACTTAGAATAAAGATGGAAATATTGCAtacatttgttgttggcaaccttcagtctcgaaagactggtatcgcgctctgaaaggtggttctggaacagcgtctagtgtggctgaaaaggccaattcgggagtgacaatcccttccacactgggagcaagtgcagtctgtccctggtctgtctccctggctatgggccttccttctttgcctcttagcctcagactgttggccaagtgtctcttcaaactgggaaaggccatgctgcacagcctgcctccaagcgggccgctcagaggccagggtttcccacttgttgaggtccactcctaaggtcttcagatccctcttgcagatgtccttgtatcgcagctgtggtctacctgtagggcgctttccttgcacgagttctccatagaggagatcctttgggatccgcccatcatctattctcacgacatgaccgagccaacgcaggcgtctctgtttcagcagtgcatacatgctagggattccagctcgttccaggactgtgttgtttggaactttgtcctgccaggtgatgccgagaatgcgtcggaggcagcgcatgtggaaagcgttcagtttcctctcctgttttgagcgaagagtccatgactcgctgcagtacagaagtgtactcaggacgcaagctctgtagacctggatcttggtatgttccgtcagcatATAGAAAATACAGTAAGGGACAAATGTACTGAACTTGGAGTGATGACTCATCAGTCAAAATGCGACTGGGGAAAACAGAGATCTTCATTTGATCAGCTTTGGATCCCTCACAATATATCTCACAATGTTTCTGAGGAACAGTCACATTGTTTGAAAAacgggagagagggagagggtgcACTCTACCTTACGTATGTTCCTTCTCCTGTCTCTCCTACAGATTCTCTACACTGTACGGAACCCCAAGGATGCACTGGTCTCATCCTTCTATTTCTCCAAAGCCCTTAAAATGTTGAAGGATCCTGGAACAATGCAAGACTTCCTTGAGGAGTTCCTGAGTGGGAATGGTAAGAAAACTCTCCATATGTACAAACTCAGCCCTCTGAATGCCACATGCATCCCCCTGGGATGGTTATGACCCacagaagacttttttttaaaaaccctgttgTCCCTGAAAGAATTTTGGAAAAAGGAGTCATAGCCAAAGATCTGAGaatgctgttttttccccccgcATCTATTAAATCTGTGCCAGGCTCTCCAAGAAGCGGAACAGCTCATATGAGATTGCCCCTTTTTACCCTGTGAGACATCATGTCATACCGCAGGCCTTAGAGCAGTGGATCCCAAAATGTTTAGCTCCGTAACCCACTTTTAAATGACACCATCTAGGTTTACATGAGTAGATCTGCTCTACTGCTTGCACATGCCCTATCctatctgattttggaagctaagcagggtcaggcctggttagtgcttggatgggagacctcccgggaacaccgggtgctgtaggcttgtaccatagtcttttgagactgaaggttaccaacccaGGTTTACATGATGTTAAAAAAGGAGGTCTAAAATGAAATAATATCTATATATATTTAGAAGTaagaatattttttatttatttatcaaaaacatgatccatttcttgtaataaGGCAGTcataatgaactttaatgaatgctctctttctttttccatttctccccagaaattttttttaaaagattaaaactttttgagttttttttttttaattctttattgGAGGGCATCCACTAAGATgcatttatctctctgtatttacacatgcttgcaaccTGCAGGAATTGAACTCTTTCCAGGGCAATTAgtagttatcttgcaaactgcagaagctgagctctttgctgggCAATAAGCCCCCAcaatttgcaagatagctgccaattgccctgcaaagagctcagctcgtccagtttgcaaggtagctgccaattCTTCTGCAAAACCACTCAGCTAATTTGTAAGACATTGACAAGATTGCtagacagctgctaattgccctgcaaagagctcaagagctgagctctttacagagCAAGTAGCAGctatcttgaaaactgcaggagctgagctgtttgcagggtaattggcaactatctgatttttgaatggccTCAGGGCTCGAGGTattagctatctgatctttcAGTCACTTGTGTTAACATTGGAGGCTCATCAGGTATGACCTAGCAGTGGgacgcgacccacagtttgggaactgctgccataggACAAGAGCCATGGCTGAAGAGAAGCTGTAGAGGctttcattggcatccttcagtctcggaagactatggtatcacactctgaatggtggttctggaacagagtgtcctctccagagcgcgaagcctgggtaaagtagatatggaggacagacggtcacccatgcagcaaatcccccctctccacgtcgctgaaatggtccaatggaaaggcagaggccaatacggttggttccagcggcgtcgcaggtgttgccagaacatgactgtgttcagccatgaactgcctcagggactccggctctggattttgcctcgaggttgactcctgaagccttttccttaactggatgtagccacaaggcagtggaggtttgggatcagagttttccttctctcagatgagctgccttcccaggctagcgagtcccatctacccggtggctgtttagtcacccgTTGATCGGTTCACTAATGCATAATTGGTTAATTAGTGCAGCTGATTGGTGGGCTGAtagtgtaatcctgtgcacatttgctCAAAtgtaagtcacactgaattcaGTAATCAGTTAAGCCATTGATGCATTAATTAATGCAACTAATTGATGGGCTGACACACTTACAAACTTACTCAAATGAAAGTCACTGAATTCAGTAATTAAGCCATTGATGCATTAATTGATGCAACTGATTGGTGGGCTGGCGCGCTTGCAAACTTGCTCAAATGTGAGTCACTGAATGCAGTAATTAAGCCATTGatgcattaattaaatgcatTACTGAACAGTGTTAGTTGCATTTGAGTGGGTTTGTGGGTGTGTTGGCCCATTGGTTGGTTGGATTAATTAATGCATTAATTAATGCAGCTGATTAATgggctgacagtgcaatcctttgcatatttaCTTAAATgtaagtcacactgtgttcagtgTAGAGGCTAACCTTCTATGTTCTGTTCCCTTTCCAACAGGCCCTTTTTATCCATCTCTGACAGCATCCCTACCCACTCTCACACAGTTGGAAGTATCAGTCGTTACTAGTATTGGGAGAAAACAgcgataacgaaataaaaacacataacaccactttctgcacttctataTTTGGAAAAagctgaaatccatgaaaaaaaaaattctcccatCTCTATCAATAGTGTTCATAGGAAGGGGAAAAGGAGCCAAAATGGCCAAGATGGTTCCTGTTTTTAACTTATTAAAATGTTGTAATGGTGTAAGCATGAAGGGCTGTGGATGAGACCTCATTGATGCTATATGGTGAGATATGGTGATGTTATAGTAAGTATCCCCACTGGGAGTGGAGAGAATGGTCCATCTCAACCCATTCTGCCATTTAAGCCTATACATTAGTTTCTATTACTACCTCTGTTTGCTCTTCCAGTGACGTTTGGCTCTTGGTTTGACCATGTGAAAGGCTGGTTGGCAATGAAAGACAAGCCCAACTTCTTCATTCACACCTACGAAGAGCTGCAGCAGGTATGGCTCCAATCTTGGCTGTATTCACATACTTGATATTTCCTCAGCTGAGAAGGTGACCACctcttcactttaaaaaaagtcaCTGGGGATATTCAGTGCCTTTCCTTGGTGAATGGAATATTGGCTCATTAGTCCAGGTATGCTctaaaacagtgttcttcaatgtgcaggttgtgaccccaatggggtcataaAGCCTCAGTTGGGAGGTTGTGGCAAACTTTCAAAACCTAtgcaagagaggacttggatccaatACAATAAgagtactgccttatcaaaaccaaGTTCTTGCTATAATCCTGCACAGATCTTGCTCTCTGTCTTGCTCTGCACTCCCAAGGTCAGCCCTgatcaggctgctacctcacgtggtagaaggagagggaaatggaatgggcaggagtgggggtgggtggtgacaggggtggggagttGGTGGATTGGGTCCAAGGAGGGAGCGGGACCAGTGGTGGGTCCCTTGTCTCatccattgtttgtttgtttattggggtCCTggcatgagaaaggttgaagaccaatgctctagaacaggggtctccaaagtttttggcaggagggccacatcatctctctgacactgtgtcgggggccggggaaaaaaaaggaattaatttacatttaaaatttgaatgcatttacataagtttacataaatgaatatattaaagatgaacttgtatgaatgaatgaaggtcttgcaatagctcaaggtctgtaaaaggccttgcacaaagcaaagctggcctttcctttgctgcctctgctgcatcacagacatgaaacagcaagcagtggagggagccctcatcccacagctcacgtgagagatcaaacagttgccctcaagctgagagcagttgtgtcgggccagtgcaggcgccaacaaatctccagagggccaaaggctcattggagactgggggctccctgagaagCCTCGCAGGCCGattgtggccccagggccagggtttgggcacccctactctagaacaggggaagctgaacttgtttaatgtaagagccacatatgatcaacttcagatatttgagagtCGCATGAGAGATgtctgagagccacaatattgagaagcatttaaattctgaaattcttaaatatatttactcatcatgaacattaagcatctgttttaatccagtggagtcTCAGATTATgcctgaaaaatatttaaaagtcttgaaaattccttatttacattttataatgTATTAATAGGGCTCCaaaaagagctcagccaacatatttccctGAAGCACCCATTATATGTCAATGAGCTGTTTGAGGTTCAccagccacagtttggccacccttgctaTTGAGGTATTCTGCACCTCATTCAGAGTTCCCTGCCTGAATACTAGAGGTTGCCTTTGGTACCCTTCTGGCTCAGAAGCAGTGCAGGAAAAAATGGCAGGTGGCCATTCAGTGTTTTGGGAGATGCCTGCCTTGAACACTTAGTCATTTGGCTTGTCTGCCAACATAGTGATGGTTGAGAGCCCAACACACATGACAACAAGCTTTTCAAATCCTTGCTGACAAGTCTCCCCATCAGGTGTGTGGATATGGGAAGTGGTCTCCACATGACACTCCAGTGTGTGAATTCGCATTTATAGCCTCCGTTGTCTGTGTCTGTCAGGATCTATGGGGCAGCGTGGAGAGGATCTGCCGTTTCCTTGGGAAGGAGCTGACCAGCCAGCAGATTGATTCAGTGGTGGCAAATGCCTCCTTCCAGACGATGAAGGACAACAAGATGTCCAACTTCACCCAAGTAGCGGATGAATATATCGACCACAGTAAAGGGAAGTTAATGAGAGAAGGTAAAGGTTGAGTCAGGCTGGGTCGATTGATGGTGTTTTTGTATGTGGGGATTGAGTTCAAATGGCAGGAAGTTGATTGAGCTATAACATAGATCGAACCCAGTGCTAAACGGTTTGTTGAGCTGTGATTGAGGTTGCTTCAGAGTTCTTACCTCTGGAGCAGCTATTTAGTTGGGAATACCCTCTTTGAGATTTTTTGTCCTCTGTTCTGTTGCTGCAGGGAAGTCTGGCACCTGGAAGAACTACCTGACCGTGGCCCAGAATGAGTGGTTTCACAGTGTTTATCAGGAGAAAATGAGAGGTGTGACAGTGACCTTCCCATGGGACTGAAGAATGACAGATGGTTCCGTGTCCTTGTTCCTTCTGCCAACCACCCTGCAACGGTTCATCAAGATGTACACTATGAGAACACTGTAGAAGTGCCCCCAATGCTGGTGAAACAACATACCATCACATGTTCCCTATTTTGCTTGCCACCCTTGCAGTGGTGGTGGGCCtcagcctcccccacccagtttagGAGCAACAGGAGTGGGCAGAGATTGTCCCATCAGTTGCGCAATGACCCCTGCCTCTTTGCCATATCCTATGTTATGAGAACACTgatgaatggagcagaagaggaagtgtgaagcagAGGAGAGTTTGGGCTAGAGCGGCTCTGACCCTCTAGTCCACCAGTcttctccatatttcctcttctgttctgttgCCTTCTTTGAATTCAGGAAAGAAAACAAGGATCACTGGCTTGCATGCCACTGTGAAAGACTGGATCAGGACTTATCATACTGTCTTTAGTGTCTGAACATCTTAGGCTAGCCCTGATCATAACATTAGCTTGGTGACAATCTTTTAGCTTGACAAAGATCAGTCCAAAATTGTGGACTTGGTGCTGGTCCAAGAACTCCTCGTGCTGAGGCACAATCAAACTCCCTTCCCCAATAAATTTGGGGAAGGTAAATATTTACATTTTCTCTTGAGTTAAGAACTTATTGGAATGTGTGCATAGAATTACAATTATTAGTCAAATCTTTGGTACTAATCAAAGTACAGTATAAGGCTgtaagcctaaccacactttcctgagagcaagccccattgaacaaaataggacttacttctgaatagaactggttaggattgtgccctaagacatttATGGTTAATGAGTTTTTTGTTGCCCCTTTGCCTATGAATAAATCTAATGTAACATTTGAATAGTTCTTTGTCCTTTTGGAATAATAAGGTGGTTTTTATTTCTGGTAATATAATGGAGTTGGTTATCTTAGACATGGCCAGAGAGCACAGTCTGACTCTGGATGAAATGTACCTGAAACAATTCAGAATTGTTTTGAGACCATACAgttgatttatttattattttaggtTATTGACTTGGAATCTTTTTCTTCATGTTATTGGATATTGTTAATTTGTGTGTAGCAAGCCCCTTTGAGCCACGTGTTGGACTTGGGGAAAGCAGGTCGCACATGCCTTGAACAAACACACAAAAGGGATTTAAGGTTTCAGAGTTAGTTATTGAACCATTTTTTTCAAAGTTTTAGTTAAGATTTTCCCACAAGAAGTATGATAGAGTGATAAAACATTGCAAATGCATGTAgtgccttggcatccatgggggatctgttctagaACCCTCCACGGATACCAAAATAAGCatataatgaaatccacagattAGGGTACCTCGATCCTCCATCGTGACGACTTTCCAAATGGAAGTGGTAGATCTGAGTGCCATCCTATTCACCttgtctcagaagtaagttccactgtcttcagtaagatttattcccaggtaaatttgcacaagattgtagccttaatggaacTTGAGCTGCATACTGTCTCTTACAAAACCTTGAGAAAAAACAATGAATGAAACATTGACTTATGCCCTTAGGGCCTAGGCAAAAGTTTCAGTTTAATTCCTGAGAGGTCTCTTGAagtctacctgagggctgctctgggttTGGGGCAAGCCCAGTGAatgagccaagagacaggtggagaagggagacagtgaagcaatcccctccccactgctgacctctgaggccttgttgctgGGCCAGCCAACTTTCAATGagtcgagggatagccagcatggagaaatcaccatcaccaccaccttcaACGCATCAACGGATGCCCAGCATGGAAGAGGAAGCTGCAGATGTTGGAGACGTTAATGAACCCTCACCCAGCCCCGCAGAcatcaagttaagattcaggttcataaagttcatagagtgtatggtgaaaagagtTCCCTTGAATTTAACCCTATTTCCCCCATAGGCTTAATGATTCAGTatcccagtgattcccaaacttttttgactggcagctccattgacctactgggcctttgACCTCtaaccatggctccccattagagttACAATCCTATAGATTGTATAAGGAGGCAGGCTTTTTCAAGAATTTTCAAGGCTCTCCAGTCTGGTTTctgtgactccccagggagcctcggttcacagattgggaaccactgtggtaTCCGCTAATTCAGTATCCTAGGTTTTGCAGGAACCTAACtgtagcagataatgagaactgactgtacattcaAGGCAGCAAAAGTAAACAAAGCCAAGGATGGAGGAGGTGCTTTCAAAGAAGATGAATATTTTGGATGTTCAcgcttccccaccccccatccccGCTACTCACGCTCaagattagaacaggggtgtcaaacgcatttcatatagtggaccaaatagcagtcatggtgcttgctgaaggccggaagtgacgacattaagcagaaagtgacatcattaagagaaaagtgacatcattaagcaggttatGACCAGAAATGAGCCCTTTGTTCTCACGCAGAAATTCATtggcttcaaatgacagaagagaaaacttgttcataatttcaagatatgagtgagcccagttatcatgctagGGGGGTCCAaatataacaggggccagataaattgcttccagtggCCGTATCGGGCCcccaggccttacgtttgacacccctgctctggaaggtTTATAAATGCCGGAACTCTTGGAGAActtctttgcttttgcagctcTTGGAGAGCtttggaagctttttttttttttttcgttCTACATGTCCCAACTCTGAAGGTCTGAGTTCCCCCAACCAGGAAAAAGCAGCCAGAGGGAAAAAAGctggctgcttggggggggggggggttaaaagaACCAGGAGGTAGTAGCTTGCATTAGGCTACCGCTGTCCAAAGCCTTGGTGTCAGATGGAGGAACCACGTAGGTTGCAATTGGAtctgagggtgggggaagggagggatggcTTATTCAATAAGTGCAAGTTCCAGGAAGTAGGTAATGTTAATGAGTACTCAGCTGTTTGTCAATGACACTGTTGAAGAAAGAACTGCCCAGTTTTCACAGAGGTAGATAGCAGGGAAAGGAGCAAAAATTACACCTTGGCAAGTGCGGTGAGACAACTCCATTCAAAGGTGAGTATGAGATCAGGCTGGGATGAAGAGACAGTAGGTACAACATCTATTCTCTGATGGAAGGGGGCCagatttcccccttttaaaagcagtttttcctttccttttccgaACTTCGCAGAACgccccacccctccccaaagTATAAGGTTGACCCTTCAATGCCAAACGGTCCTCCCTTACGGACAACATTCTATTGGAGGAGTTCACCTATGGAGTGTTAAGGAATCGGTGCTCTGATGGGCATGGCTCAATGCCAAATCTGACCATTCTCTGATGCCAGCCCTGCCCCATacgtagagatgggagaaaacggTGATGACGAAATAAAGACACATGACACCGCTTTCTGCACGTCTCACTTTtataaaccaaccaaccaaccccaaaTCTGCAGAAaagtaaaactgttttatttggtttttatttattatttaatgggtggGGGGAATGCATGAGTAATGACGGTGGGGTGACCCCTCTAtatgttcagttcagttttaatCTTGTAAGTATGTTTAACAATTCCAAACAAGACCTGACACACTGTGAGTCCAGGGTGGGTGAAAGAGGAGAGGCTGTTTAACCCTTTCCAGTCTGGTTCCCTTTTTAAAGGGGTATTGCCTTATCACTTGCTGGGGAAAAGTTCTGGAGTTTCCCAATGCAGAAGGTTAACTTTGATCTGCAGACCTATTTGGTTGCAGCTGATGCCTTTGTTTAAACATTCTGGCCATCTGATAGCGACTTCCTTGTTTAGAAACGATGCTCacagcagggccggcccatccataaggccaaatGAGGTGGGTGCTTCAGGTAGCAGAACAGCCTCATCTCTGTCTGTGTACTTTTGACCCCACTGCTGCTCTTTCGCCTTCTactggattggaaatggaagagggggatggagaggaagaggaaacgtGGAAGAGTGGGGATTGCAGAGCTTGAACACTGAGGAGTAGGAAGAGCAGTGTCTGGTTCATCATGggataagggggcagcatttggcatgcaaccCAAACATTGGGAGGGCTTGGGTTTTCGCTCATTCATGTCACACTTTGCTTAGTTCTGATAACTCTCATCTTAGGCATATCAGACATCATTTGCCATATGGCCACTTCtgagaattaagaacataagaacacccccactggatcaggccataggcccatctagtccagcttcctgtatctcacagcggcccaccaaatgccccagggagcacaccaggtaacaagagacctgcaaggcttcctgggaattgtagttaagaacataagaacagccccactggatcaggccataggcccatctagtccggcttcctgcatctcacagcggaccaccaaataccccagggagcacactagacaacaagagacctgcatcctggtgccctccttcatcctggtgccctccttcatTGTCAGTGTTCTAACACTGCAGTCTGCTCTGATAAGATAGACATCAACATGATTTTATTAAAAAGCCTTTAAGGACTGAGAGGATTTGCTAATCAAGAACAGGGATAGTGTCTTGTGCCCTTCCTTAGAATTCTCTAGTAGTCTAAGTATTGGTTGGGGAGATTGATCTGTCAGTATCAGTAACTTGGTCAGAGGACATCCTGGGAACAGGCAGAAGTAAGTGTAAACCACCACCCCCCGTCCCTGGCATTAGTGCAATCTTGCCTTCCCCGTCGTGCCAAGGGGCCAGGATCAAGTGCTTCCcaggttggtgggtcatgatccactggtttgggaaccactcctctagagcaggggtgtccaaagtttttggcaggagggccacatcatctctctgacactgtgttgggggccgggggaaaaaaagcactaatttacatttcaaatttgaataaatttacatacgtttacataaatgaatatattaaagatgaacttatatgaatgaatgaaggtcctgcaatacctcaaggcctataaaaggccttgcacaaagcaaggccggcctttcctttgctgccactactgcatcacagacgtgaaacagcaaccagtggagggagccctcatcccacagctcacgcgagaggtcaaacagttgccctcacgctgagagcagttgtgtcgggccagggccagtgcaggctccagcaaatcaccagagggccagaggcttattgaagactgggagctccctgagggctgcattgaaaggcctcaaggtccgcacgtggccccagggccggggtttgggcacccctgctctagagtaaccTGCTTTGTTAGAATACTGGCAATAAATTCTCAGAAAGTGCCCATAAGGCAAATTATGTCTAAGGGTATTCTTGGTGCTTTCTCGTTGAGAAAATCCCATTTCATAGCAGTGGAAGGTGCTACTGGGCAAGCAGACATTTGGATCCACCAAACCAATGGCATATTCCAAGTCACACAATGACCTGAATAGTCCTTAAAACTACAAACTGTAGTTACAAACTGTTTCCATCTTGAATTCTTTCCA
This sequence is a window from Tiliqua scincoides isolate rTilSci1 chromosome 10, rTilSci1.hap2, whole genome shotgun sequence. Protein-coding genes within it:
- the LOC136661461 gene encoding sulfotransferase 2B1-like — its product is MSVPYFKHKGILFPEINSYTVEHLSYLENEFQLLDDDVVSVVYPKSGTHWMAEILSLIQQNGDPTWTRNVPLWNRVPWIETAEAKEEILNQARPRLMSTHLPFQLFPKSFLHSKAKILYTVRNPKDALVSSFYFSKALKMLKDPGTMQDFLEEFLSGNVTFGSWFDHVKGWLAMKDKPNFFIHTYEELQQDLWGSVERICRFLGKELTSQQIDSVVANASFQTMKDNKMSNFTQVADEYIDHSKGKLMREGKSGTWKNYLTVAQNEWFHSVYQEKMRGVTVTFPWD